TGGCGCCGCTGGCCTCGACGGCCGAAGGGCGCGGCTTCTTCCTGATGACGGCGATGGGGCAGGCTCCGGCGGTTGCCGCTGCGGGCCTCGACGTCGAGACGCAGCTGCTCGCGTGGGGCTATCGCGTGCTTGGCCCCGCGCTGCCGGCTCCGGGCCTGGTCGCGGTGTATTTGCTGTCCCAGAAGAACGCGATGTCGCGCCCCGACGACATCGTGCGCGCGCTCGGTGCGCAGTGGGAAGGAAAGAGCGCTTTCGAGCTCGGTGAGGAGATCTTCCGCCTGATGCTCGCGCATCCGGAAGGTGTCACGATCGCGGCGCTGGATCCGGATCGCAATTTCGAGGCACACGTCGGCTGGGAAGACGGGCGCGTGCGCCTTGCCGTTCCCGAAATGCTCGGCGAGCTCGAAAGGGCGATCGTGACGCCGCGCGAGGATCGCGATTATCCGTACGTTCTTTCCAACGGCCTGAGGACTCGCTGGACGGCGAACACGATCCAGCGCGATCCGTCATGGCGCAAGGGCAGCGGACCTCACTGTCCGCTGAGCGTTCATCCGGAGGATGCCGCGGCGCTCGGGATCGGCGAAGGAGACCGCGCGACGCTGACGACCAATCGCGGCAGCGTCGTGATGCCGGTCGCGCTCGACGACAGGCTGCGGCGCGGCCAGGTCGCTATGCCGAATGGGTTCGGCATGATCACCGGCTACGACGAGCAAGGTCGCGCGATCCACGACGGGATCAACGGCAACGAGCTGACCGACGTCGCCGACCGCGACCCGTTCACCGGCATCCCGCACCACCGTTTCGTGCGCTGCCGCGTCGAGAAAACCGCGGCAGCCGCGGCGGCCTGAGATCCCGGGAAAAAGGACCAGCACAATGATCGACCTGTACACTTCGCAGACTCCCAACGGCTGGAAAGCCTCGATCATGCTCGAGGAGATCGGCATTCCCTACGAGGTGCATCCGATCAACCTCGGCGCCGGCGACCAGAAGAAGCCCGAGTACCTGCTGATCAATCCGAACGGCCGGATCCCGACCATCGTCGATCGCGACGAAGGCAACTTCGCGGTGTTCGAGTCCGGTGCGATCCTCGTCTATCTGGCCGAAAAGACCGGCAAGCTGATGCCGGCCGACCGTCGCGGACGATCGACGGTGATGCAGTGGGTGATGTTCCAGATGGGAGGCATCGGCCCGATGCAGGGCCAGGCCAACGTGTTCTTCCGTTATTTCCCCGAAAAGCTCCCGTCGGTGATCTCGCGCTACCACAACGAGACCAAGCGCCTGTACGAAGTGCTCGAGAAGCGCCTGGAGGGCCGCGAGTTCCTCTGCGACGACTACTCGATCGCCGACATCGCCACCTGGCCGTGGGTGCGCATCCACGCGTGGGCCGGAATCGAGATCGACGACCTGCCGAACGTGCAGCAATGGATCGAGAGGATCGCTGCGCGGCCCGCGGTCCAGCGCGGCGTCGAGATCCCGAAGCCGCAGGCGCAAAGAACCGACGACGACGTCGTCAAAGCCGCCCAGAGCATCCTGCAGAGATGAAAGTGGAGATTGGGGACAGGCACCAGGTCGCTGGTGCCTGTCCCCATTTCATCAGAACAGCGGATTGCGGCAGTACGCCGACGAGCTGTCGCTCGTGTTGGCCTGCGTGACGATCGCGTCGCGCACCTCGGAAGCCTGCACGCACGAAGCGCATCCGGTGAGCGCTCCCGCGGCGCTCTCGAAATTCCCTACCGCCGTTGCCTGGCAGGCTGCCAGGTCGAATGTCGTCGACGTCACCGACGCCGCACCCTTTCTGGCGTTGCACGTCAGCACCGCCTTCGACAACGAGCCGGCCAGCTTGGCCAGGCCGTCCGAGCAAGCCTGGGTGGCCGCCGTCGGCACGTAGCCGCCGAAACCGTCTCCTTGCGCAGTGGCGCTGGCCGCATCGCAGTAAATCACACCCGCGAGCGCATCGACCTCGGCCTCCGCGGCATTCGCGCGGCTCTCGATGTCGCCGCTGCCGAAGCAGCCCGGGATGCACGTGGGCTCTTTCAGCGCGAGCGACGAGAGACTGCCGAGGAAGCGGTAGCGCGCGACGTCCTCGCAGGCCTGGCCTTCGTAGGTCGAGCCCTTGAATAGTGCCGAGCTGTTCTTCGCGAGGCACTTGCGGTCGGAAGCCAGCAGCTTGGACGTCAGCTTGCCGAGACTCGCGTCGCACTTGCCGGCATCGGAGTCCGCCGGCGCGCATCCCGGAAGGAGCGGGTCGATTTCGCTGCAGAGTGAGAAGCTCCACAGCTCAACCCCGTTGCTGCCGTCGTCCGCGTTGAAGAAGAGCTTGCCTGCAACCGCCGTGAGGCCGGATGGGAAGGAATCGACGGCGCCGGGCT
This region of Candidatus Binatia bacterium genomic DNA includes:
- a CDS encoding glutathione S-transferase N-terminal domain-containing protein → MIDLYTSQTPNGWKASIMLEEIGIPYEVHPINLGAGDQKKPEYLLINPNGRIPTIVDRDEGNFAVFESGAILVYLAEKTGKLMPADRRGRSTVMQWVMFQMGGIGPMQGQANVFFRYFPEKLPSVISRYHNETKRLYEVLEKRLEGREFLCDDYSIADIATWPWVRIHAWAGIEIDDLPNVQQWIERIAARPAVQRGVEIPKPQAQRTDDDVVKAAQSILQR